The proteins below come from a single Aegilops tauschii subsp. strangulata cultivar AL8/78 chromosome 6, Aet v6.0, whole genome shotgun sequence genomic window:
- the LOC109740427 gene encoding uncharacterized protein, with product MSSTSCLAPLAPRLPCGRVRLPPPSAAAERPSLRFKPRGAAPTKGWSLVHISCFRQDQDVSTTSDDGTGFKCNEQAEISGDPDLKEEDGGSPNTDAQSYVNGDWSVRAQKIKENLQETIFRFWNGRWAVPWTGQTIAQVMFLWIATFWLVGSWIVPFLAHAAGFSKETLTHRGQALYSLVTDITEGLAGIAILHQCLGRFRPLPPGWFEFKLKGRWHWDVALGCLLFPLVNLLSHINISLVHMSSGPVAGVSSVEQSIVARDPVAMALYAVVVTVCAPIWEEIVFRGFLLPSLTRYMPLPWSILLSAAAFALAHFNVQRVLPLIFLGVVMGGVFARSRNLLASMVLHSLWNGFVFLDLMK from the exons ATGTCGTCCACCTCCTGCCTAGCCCCTCTCGCTCCGCGGCTCCCCTGCGGTAGGGTTAGGCTCccgcctccctccgccgccgccgagagGCCATCACTCAGATTTAAGCCTCGCGGGGCTGCTCCCACCAAG GGATGGAGCCTGGTTCACATCTCGTGCTTCAGGCAGGATCAGGACGTGTCAACAACATCTGATGATGGCACCGGCTTCAAGTGCAATGAGCAGGCAGAGATCTCAGGGGATCCTGATCTGAAGGAGGAAGACGGTGGAAGCCCCAACACGGATGCTCAGAGTTATGTAAATGGAGACTGGTCTGTTAGAGCGCAGAAG ATAAAGGAAAATCTACAGGAAACAATATTCAGATTTTGGAATGGGCGCTGGGCGGTACCTTGGACTGGACAAACAATTGCCCAG GTCATGTTTTTGTGGATTGCGACATTTTGGCTTGTGGGCTCCTGGATAGTGCCATTCTTGGCTCACGCTGCTGGCTTTAGCAAGGAAACATTGACGCACAGAGGACAAGCATTATACAGCCTCGTGACGGACATAACTGAAGGCCTTGCTGGGATCGCTATCCTTCACCAGTGCCTTGGTAGATTCCGTCCCCTTCCTCCAGGCTGGTTTGAGTTCAAATTAAAGGGCAGATGGCATTGGGATGTAGCGTTGGGGTGCCTGTTATTCCCACTGGTGAATTTGCTTTCTCACATCAACATCAGCCTAGTTCATATGTCATCAGGGCCAGTCGCCGGGGTATCCAGTGTAGAGCAATCCATTGTGGCCCGTGACCCGGTGGCAATGGCCTTGTATGCAGTGGTAGTCACTGTATGTGCACCTATATGGGAAGAGATTGTATTCCGTGGTTTCCTTCTCCCATCTCTAACACGATACATGCCCCTTCCGTGGTCGATCCTGCTAAGTGCCGCGGCGTTTGCGCTGGCGCACTTCAACGTGCAAAGGGTGTTGCCGTTGATATTTCTCGGGGTTGTGATGGGAGGCGTCTTTGCCAGATCACGCAACCTATTGGCATCGATGGTGCTTCATAGCCTTTGGAACGGTTTTGTATTCCTGGATTTGATGAAATGA